ggagAGGTTATCAAGCGCTACATGGGGGCAACAGAGGAATAGGACTCcaaccagggtgtttactctgacgccgggtgaggctgagacggcaggtgatgtggtgacaagtatggttattatgcattcttttaaaattattgcattgtttgattcaggagctacacactcgttcgtttcttcggggtgtgttaaattatatggggctgaaacacaatcattagatgttgaattgttggtatctacaccgactgggtcagcactgaggtgtagtaggatgctccgagGTTGtgcagttgatattcaaggaaagactttgtctgctgatctgatagtgttagatatgcacgggtttgatgttatatttggcatggattggctagcagctaattttgtcagcatagattgccgagcacgagaagtgatattcagatctccgggggaagtagaattcaagttcgtagggtcgcgagtgcaatcctcgcctcagctagtttcagctatctaggccagaagactactgctgagtggttgtcaggggtttgtagcggttgtgaaagagatgtcagagaatgaattgaaacttgctagcacgcctgtagtaaaggagtttacagatgttttcccagacgaATGACCAGGCTTGTCACCCAATCATGAGGTaaatttccctattgatctacttccaggtacaacacccatctctaaagtaccttatcggatggcaccagcagaattggcagaattgaagaatcagttacaagatcttcttgataagggcttcataagacctagtgtatctccgtggggagctccagtcttatttgtgaagaataaagacgagactatgaggatgtgtatagactatagggagattaataaagtgacaatcaagaacaagtatcctctaccccgtatcgacgatttgtttaaccagctccagggtacacaagtatattcgaagattgacctcagatccgtcTACCATCAGGaaaaagtaaaagcagaagacttctcgaagacggccttcaggaccaggtacgggcattacgagtttcttgttatgccattcgATTTGACGAATGCTTTTgcggtatttatagacttgatgaatagagtcttccaccaatacctagaccagtttgtttttgtttttattgatgatgtactggtctattcgaggagctatgaggagcatgagacgcacctgaggcaggttttgcagacactttgggaaaagaagttgtacgccaagttcaataaatgtgaattctggcttgagaatgtcgtgtttttggggcatgttgtatctggagacggtatttctgtggttcctagcaagattgaggcagtagtgaattggactagaccgagaaatgtctaggaaatcaagagtttcttagggctagctggctattatcgccatttcgttgagggattctcaactttttcaggacctttgacacgaatGACGAGGAAGAatatcatatttgagtgggacgacagctgtgagcagagttttcaagaactgaagcaaagattagtcacagcactagtattggttatcccatcacgGGGCGAGGGGTATGttatttacaatgatgcatccttgaagggacttgactgtgtattgatgcagcatggtagggtagtggtgtatgcgtccaggcagttgaaagaatatgaaaagaactactctacacatgatcttgaattggttgcagtagtacacgcattgaaaatttggaggcattatgtGTACggtgagtagtgtgagattttctccgaccacaacagcttaaagtatttcttcacgcagaaggaattgaacatgaggctgagaaggtggttggagctgattaaggattttgattgcacCATCAGTATTCACacaagaaaagcaaatgtggtagttgatgcgttgagcaggaaatctagggaaccagtgttggcagctatggagttccagtatccgatcatgatggatctagagagactcagcatagagaTGGTAAagagtgatcttccagtgtgtATTTCCAACCTAATAGTACAGCCTACTctccaagaaagaattaaagccgctcaaaaggaaAACCTAGAATTAGTAAGGTGATAGAAAAAGTACAGAGTgatcagggggaggaattcagtattgcggatgacggagctttgcggtttcgttccagattatgcgttcctgctgatatagagatcagaaagactattttagaggagactcacagatctttgtatacaattcatcctggtagtacgaagatgtacagagatctgcgagattTGTACTGGTGGaatggtatgaagagagaaattgccgagtatgtagcccattgtttgacgtgccagcaggtaaaggctaagcactagaggccggcagggcagttgcagccgctatttatcccagagtggaagtgggatcatatatctctGAACTTCGTGTCCAGACTGCCGATGGCATTACATGGctagaatgtcatctgggtgattgttgatcatttgactaagatcgcctactttatacctatcaagatcagctgctccctcaaccgtttagcgaaGATccacatttaggagatagttcattctcatggggtgccagtatcgattgtgtcataTCGAAACCCacgttttacgtcacgtttttggaagagtctgcaggaagCATTAGGGTCTTAATTatcatttagcacaacattccatcctcagtcagatgggcagactgagaggacgatacagacattagaagatatgctccgtgcgtgcATATtatattttgggggtagttggactcagttcatgtcattGGTAGAATTttcatataataacaattatcagaccagcattggcatggcaccatttaaggctctatacggtaggagatgtcgttctcctttattttgggatgaagtgggtgagcggcgagtagtggggccagagcttgtgcagcaagcgcgttATAAGGTTCAGTTTATCAGAGACaagatcagtgcagcttagagccgacagaaaagttatgctgataatcgctgcaggaatctagaatttgatgtgagtaatcatgtgtttttgaagatagctccgttgaaaggggttatgcaatttgggaagaagggtaaacttagtcctaggtttatcggtccatttgagattctagataaagtggggtcgatagcctacaggctagctttaccacctgtgttgtctaggatccacgatgtattccatgttgctatgttgaggaaatacgtcccagatccttctcatatcatcagttatgatgaattagagcttagcgattcactagtgtatgagaAGGtgctagtacagattctggataggaaagtacatgagctatgtaacaagaagattcctcaggtaaaagttttgtggaggaatcatgcaattgaagaggcttcttgggaatctgagGAACAGATGACGCAGAAGTATCCGCATCTGTTCCAAGGGGTCTAaataggtaaaatgtaagtagttaggtagtatttcttttgcaggtacatgtaatggtttaattagtatagcattttagttttgggagaagttttcttttgtatatgtaatctcccaggacttagaatgtaaccacggtattcatccgccataagtgagggtaagtaataaaataagtagaccatttttcctaataagggatgatgaattatacgaatagtaaatttcgaggacaaaattttataaggaggggagaatgtgacaacccgaataaaatggaatttaaataataaagagggaaggaaattatcagaggactcatcgacgaagataggattcatcgacgagggtataagaaaattcgtcaacgaaaacaggattcgtcgacgaggaaataccgagagacgtTTTTAAGgagactgaatttcgttgatgagaagtggatttcgtcgacgaaattattaaaggactcatcgatgaatgacgtggctcgtcgacgaatcccctgctctataaatatcaaaattcggatttttaacttcacaattaagctaacgcttttttttctctctctccccttcgattctctctctctccttcatcAATTTCAGGctaaatttacgccggatcgacaatccgaagccaccaccacgctcctggggaagttctctccaaatatgccggagcggatcgttggtgaaagcaagttggaaatcatccctgagttgaggtaaggttttttaagccaaatttggtcttgcagtagttataggaaatgatatacacgtggaaatactgaagttgaatactgagagttttcatttttagggtattggtcaggaaatcgtACGGGTGTTAGAttagaatattttgggggctttctcagtagccaggtaaggggataaattaagctagttctttttgagaaaatgtatatatatatatagcatttgatttcatgaaagtaaatatgttcatatatatatgatttatatttgggaaaatactattgaaaatgatggtatgttgaatatccgaaaaacttgtttagtgtggcatgagtagaaatttaCATGAAATATTGTTTTATGGGAATGTGAGTATattacgaatttttataatggaaaaccggcgtacgggctgagatttttatatgttttgtcggtgtacgggccgtgctatatgtatgatttgccaacgtacgggctgagctatggatatattttgtcggcatacggaccgtgctatggatgtgattttctagcgtacaggctgtgttatgatatgatttgccggcatacgggccgagctatggatgtgatttgccaacgtacgggttgtgctatgatttgccggcgtacggggcgagttatgataaaatgtgtaataccggcgtatgggccgatgattttcatggtacacgtatatatgcaaaatgatatgattgatttgataattaatgatatgagatatccatgtatcacagtttcagtatatgttatatgatatcagaacctggttggtttggtttaggctagcacttgtacggtatcgttgctatgtgtccatggtcttcgtgatcattataattatgttaacgccgctgtacgaagtggtgtgagattggatggtcgatgtggtttttaagaagtgtgtgatcacccttggtgtacggaccaggtctggcagacccatcagacttacagactgtacttttgacttggcagtggtcgatcaaccattatcaggtcccgcctttgggccacacaacccagtcatatgggggtaatacatgacaacagtcagctaacctaccaggaatgtttttgtattattattttatgagatgaatatgtttataaaaatgcagtatgttctgccatgttttgatgatatatatgttttcctagatttgacaaaacagttactgaatatgttctgtagggtatatgtataacatggaatactcatgttgccacacactggtattagtttatttcccttactaagaggtgtctcaccttaaaattttataaacttttcaagaggccctgataggagagcgggaaaagcctcgctgatTTAGAGCTGTTTGTCTgtcctctttgaagggtaagtattttgatagggtcggttgtattttttggaaatggcccttagatatttttttttttttgggttgagtgttgtatatatacatacagtgattgtagtaactctagtattgtgatgtatggtataatgaggtgtttgtgatttatgtttcctgctgcataggcttccatgatgtatttctgttgtatctctggtacccacgagtccaggtggattatgatctgctgagttgggatttgtgatgttgattttattataaaaataataataaataaatgggaaaaataagcaggtcgtcacatatatattaaacacttcagccacacactgttataaattatttcttccttactgagaggtgtctcaccccgatgaatatttaatcttttcaggtcttccaggtgatcgaacttagatagctccaaggcggggttagtttttgtgagtggataCCAGAATAGTTatgtgtatagttttatgtttaatatattttttcctagttatgtaatatgaagaataagattgtattttatgggtctgcatatataaatatagaactctagtattttgttttaggttatttaattaattccgctgcgtgaatggtattagagacgtaTAATTGGTTTCATAACACTCCGAACTCCATATGGCGGGTCCAAGGCGTTACAAAAATGGATAATGAAACCCTTATAATCTCCCAATAAAGGTCAAAATAAAGACCCATAAATTTAATATAACTTCCGACATTAAAGCCTATAGTCCACTTATAATTTCTCCTTAATtggaaaattaatgaaaaaaatgtCATAATAATTGTTTATGCGAGTGTGTAGCATAATCCTCACACAAATTTGAATCAATCATGGAAACAagcaatgcaagcactcaatgatgaacaatacgtaAAAatcaatcactcaacaatgaaaATAAACGAAAGCAATaatcaaaaacaaaatatttCCGTGGTTCGGCAATCTGCATACATCTGCTGGAGTAGCAACAgaattttcactatcacaatgtcaAACTTTCAACTAGGGTTACAAGTATTGATTAAATACGAACCCTAAGCACATAGGAACCTTAGACCATATCTAGATCATCCCTGTAGTAATCCTCAGATGAAAATCCTCCAAACCCCACCAATCTACTCATCTCCCGATTTAAATTTCGTAACCTGCACCGAACAAAACCATTGCTGGTTTGAATCTGAGAGCATTCCTTCTACATTTTATCTAAAATCGGCAACAGTTAttgaaaatcgtcgacggttaccCCTCGATGCTAAAATCATCAAGCAAACCGTCGCCCATATCGGTGACGGTTTCTTCCTGCAAACTTCTCCCTTATTGTTTACTTCACAATGTTTTTTCAGTGCATGTGTTCCACttaaaatatgagccacatccctaacaatctccaccttggggAATATTCATCACTTAGGAGAAATTCGAAAGCATAACCGTTGCTCCACCTGGGATAGTAGATTGGGACCGTGTCCCGTCTGACACCTagagacgttgatcaagtccaagcaatgcttgaacttgtccattgtGACTAACTTCGTCAACATATCAGCTACATTATCAAACGTGTGAACCTTCTTAAGTAGAAGTTCACCTAAAGCAATCAGTTCCCTGATCCTGTGAAATCGCacgtcaatgtgctttgtcctcgcatgatatacctgattcttcaccaagtagatGACACTCTAACTATTAAACTGCAGGCGAACACCACTTTGATGGACACCCAACTCCCTGACCAATCCtgtaagccacaacgcttccttggcagccttagCCACTTCCATGTACTCTGActcagtagtagataaagcaatGAGTGACTGCActatagacctccaacaaataggtcctcccacaaaggTAAATAcataccctgtggtagacctcctgttATTCAAGTCTCCTTTGTAGTCAGCATCCAGATACCCTACCATTAATGAATCACTCAGTTGTCTATTGAATGTGATGCCATATCCGGtagtacccctcaagtacctgagaatccacttgaccACATCCCAATGTTGTTGACCAGGATTCAAAAAGAACTCTCACCACACTGACAGCCTATGCCAGGTTCggcctcgtacataccatgacatacatcagacACCCTACTGCACTAGTATAGGGGACCTTCGATATGTCACAAACCTCATCGTCCGTCTTTGGGCACTAGGCAGTAGACAACCTAAAATGACTCGCCAATGGTGTGCTCACCTGTTTAacattagtcatgctaaacctctcgaGCACCTTCTCCATATAACCGCACTGAGATAACCATAGTATCCCTGTAGCTCTGTCCttacgaatctccatgccaagtatcctcttggttgcacccaagtccttcatgttgAACTCTTTTCCCAACAGAGTTTTCAACTAATTTACCTCAataatgtaatgacccagaaagtttatggtaattaaataataaaagaaagaaggaagtaaaggaaaattctaaaaaggTCAGCAGGGTTTCGTCAACAAACAGACTTCTTGGGATCgtcaacatggacacgtgtctcgtcaacgagaagatactgagagggtaGTTTTCAgaacctgaatttcgtcgacgaggagtgaggtttcgtcgatgaaactcctttttaaactcgttgacgaggtgatgtggctcgtcgacgaggccatgtttCAAGACACCTATAAATATGTAGGAAACGGATTTTAGCGAAGAAAATGTTTctttctctcactttctctctctacaaATGGGATTCTCTCACTTATCTCTAAGTTTTTGGCTCCGTCTCTCCTCGATTCGaagatcagaagctaccacggttgTAATGACCCGCagaataatggtaattaaataataataataaaagaggaaGGAAAGGAAATAAAAGGAGGCAGCAGGTCTTCGTTGACGACGCagcatattgggctcgtcgacgagggtgctcttcgtcgacgagaaaataccgagcaaggGTTTGggagattctgaatttcgtcgacgaggagagagttcattGATAAGTCTTCTTCATaacctcgtcaacaaggtgacatggctcgtcgacaaaggccaatgtat
This window of the Malania oleifera isolate guangnan ecotype guangnan chromosome 6, ASM2987363v1, whole genome shotgun sequence genome carries:
- the LOC131158461 gene encoding secreted RxLR effector protein 161-like — encoded protein: MEIRKDRATGILWLSQCGYMEKVLERFSMTNVKQWILRYLRGTTGYGITFNRQLSDSLMVGYLDADYKGDLNNRRSTTGYVFTFVGGPICWRSIVQSLIALSTTESEYMEVAKAAKEALWLTGLVRELGVHQSGVRLQFNS